The following are encoded together in the Penicillium digitatum chromosome 3, complete sequence genome:
- a CDS encoding Pentachlorophenol 4-monooxygenase, putative — translation MSKFSLKGRTALVTGGARGCGLAFARGLAEEGADVAVFDVASPEEGFHAIEKDYGVRTAYYKWVDCTFEGTIVNNSRVDVSSQESLQEGFASFQKDFNNALDICVPCAGINRHLPFLEFTYKDHQDLLSINVLGLYFTAQLAAKQMIANKTKHGSIVLVASMASHIAVRSQLCSAYCGTKGAVRSMCPAIAKEVAEYGIRVNSISPGFVRTEMTASFPHLLDGWKSEAMNGRIAEPEDIMGACVFLASDASSYITGSDIVVDGGVTRW, via the exons ATGTCAAAA TTTTCTCTGAAAGGGCGCACGGCACTGGTGACGGGTGGTGCTCGGGGCTGCGGGCTAGCCTTTGCGCGGGGACTCGCCGAAGAAGGCGCTGATGTAGCAGTATTTGATGTTGCTTCACCAGAGGAAGGATTCCATGCTATTGAGAAGGATTATGGTGTCCGAACCGCGTATTACAAGTGGGTCGATTGTACATTTGAAGGGACCATAGTTAACAACAGCAGAGTCGACGTCTCATCTCAGGAATCTTTGCAAGAAGGCTTCGCCAGCTTCCAGAAAGATTTCAACAATGCCCTGGATATCTGCGTTCCATGCGCTGGTATTAATCGCCACCTTCCATTCTTAGAGTTTACCTACAAAGATCACCAGGATCTACTGTCTATCAACGTACTCGGACTTTACTTTACTGCCCAGCTCGCAGCCAAGCAAATGATTGCGAACAAGACAAAGCACGGCAGCATCGTGTTGGTTGCCAGTATGGCGAGCCATATTGCTGTACGCAGCCAGCTATGCTCGGCTTATTGTGGCACAAAGGGAGCAGTCAGATCAATGTGTCCGGCGATCGCGAAAGAGGTGGCCGAATAC GGTATTCGAGTCAATTCCATTTCTCCGGGATTCGTGCGAACAGAAATGACGGCCTCA TTCCCCCATCTCCTCGACGGATGGAAATCCGAAGCCATGAATGGCCGCATTGCCGAACCAGAAGATATCATGGGGGCGTGTGTATTCCTCGCAAGCGACGCAAGTTCGTACATAACCGGGTCGGACATTGTCGTGGACGGTGGGGTGACACGATGGTGA
- a CDS encoding Sugar transporter, putative, which yields MPEVTKSPGLEPTATERPTLPRDESPDANYRAKAEILNNAIQIIGMGRYQWQLFVVIGFGWASDNLWPIVTSLILPAVSNEFHPSKAPLLTLAQNIGLLVGAVFWGFGCDFFGRRWAFNLTIGITAVFGLIAAGSPNFAAICVFAALWSVGVGGNLPVDSAIFLEFLPGSHQYLLTILSIDWALAQVVANLIGWPLLGDRTCGSAEGCTKADNMGWRWFMITMGGIAMIMFVGRLVFFTIYESPKYLMGKGRNEQAVEVVHEVARRNGETSDLTRTELDAFDQGEIQHFTAANVVRQRLETVRFDHIRALFDTPKRAWATTLILVVWAFIGLGFPLYNAFLPYIQETRGAEFGDGSTYITYRNSLIIAVMGIPGCLLGGVLVELPGFGRKGALSSSTAITGAFLLASTTATTSNALLGWNCAFNFMSSLMYAVLYAYTPEIFLTKDRGTGNALTASANRIFGIMAPIIAMFADLTTAVPVYVSGALFIAAGILVLFMPYESRGKASL from the coding sequence ATGCCAGAAGTGACCAAATCGCCTGGCCTCGAGCCAACGGCGACCGAGCGCCCAACTCTCCCCCGAGATGAAAGTCCCGATGCGAACTACAGGGCCAAAGCCGAGATTCTCAACAACGCGATTCAGATTATCGGCATGGGCCGATACCAGTGGCAGCTCTTCGTGGTAATTGGATTTGGCTGGGCGAGCGACAACCTATGGCCAATCGTTACCTCCCTGATTCTCCCGGCAGTCTCGAACGAGTTTCATCCCTCGAAAGCGCCGTTGTTGACACTTGCACAAAACATCGGACTGCTAGTCGGTGCTGTGTTTTGGGGATTTGGATGCGATTTTTTCGGTCGCAGATGGGCGTTCAACTTGACGATTGGAATCACAGCTGTGTTTGGTCTGATCGCGGCCGGATCACCCAATTTCGCAGCCATTTGTGTGTTTGCAGCTTTGTGGTCTGTCGGCGTTGGTGGGAATCTGCCAGTCGATTCGGCCATCTTTCTCGAGTTCCTACCTGGATCACATCAGTACCTATTGACTATCTTGTCGATTGACTGGGCTTTAGCACAGGTGGTGGCCAATCTGATCGGTTGGCCACTGCTTGGAGACAGGACTTGTGGTTCGGCAGAAGGGTGTACAAAAGCCGATAATATGGGATGGCGATGGTTCATGATCACGATGGGTGGCATCGCGATGATCATGTTCGTCGGTCGGTTGGTGTTTTTCACGATTTACGAGTCGCCCAAGTACCTCATGGGGAAGGGGAGGAATGAGCAGGCTGTGGAGGTCGTCCATGAAGTTGCCAGAAGAAATGGGGAAACCTCCGATTTGACGAGAACCGAGCTCGACGCCTTCGACCAGGGCGAGATACAACATTTCACTGCGGCAAATGTTGTCCGCCAACGTCTAGAGACCGTGCGGTTTGATCATATCCGCGCTCTTTTCGACACTCCCAAGCGAGCATGGGCTACAACATTGATCCTCGTCGTCTGGGCATTCATTGGTCTCGGGTTTCCATTATACAATGCATTTCTTCCATATATCCAGGAGACCCGAGGCGCTGAATTTGGTGATGGGTCGACATACATCACGTATCGAAACTCGTTGATTATTGCCGTGATGGGCATACCAGGCTGTCTCCTAGGCGGAGTGCTGGTTGAATTACCGGGCTTTGGTCGGAAGGGAGCTCTCAGTAGCTCGACAGCTATAACTGGGGCCTTTCTTCTTGCATCGACAACAGCTACCACCTCAAATGCTCTGCTAGGTTGGAACTGCGCCTTTAATTTCATGAGCAGCCTCATGTACGCCGTATTGTACGCATACACGCCTGAGATCTTCCTTACCAAGGATCGGGGTACGGGCAACGCCTTAACTGCGTCTGCGAACCGGATCTTTGGTATCATGGCTCCCATTATTGCCATGTTTGCTGACCTCACGACCGCTGTACCTGTTTATGTTAGCGGAGCACTGTTCATCGCAGCGGGTATTCTTGTGCTGTTCATGCCTTATGAATCTCGTGGAAAGGCGAGTTTGTAA
- a CDS encoding alcohol dehydrogenase, putative — MAPSQTQAQKQPTAAQLAQIDDFYIPADEEDWNDLVSRKTGLRWKTIHTIPADWVTSASEATEAQYAMIRSYSPPMSRATSFKEKSHRFGFTNQALDAAADVLAASAEWSRYLRLLDTQDSIDDIWETSDKWPGSFSTVRRLQEQTMTVCGVRDDEQMGQLPDAEDEATPNAAAIILLQNISHLTYSKLEWILNRVHFVSQFNQAKVNAFTDGALRSKRTMDIFAIVEVKKRVFWIKTETILMQEACEVAGWLMSCHGQMAHFNGQ; from the coding sequence ATGGCTCCCAGTCAGACCCAAGCCCAGAAACAGCCAACTGCTGCCCAACTCGCTCAAATTGATGATTTCTATATCCCAGCAGATGAGGAGGATTGGAATGATTTAGTTTCCCGCAAAACAGGTTTGAGATGGAAAACAATCCACACCATCCCAGCTGACTGGGTTACGTCCGCCTCGGAGGCCACCGAGGCCCAATATGCGATGATCCGCTCGTACTCGCCCCCAATGTCCCGTGCCACGTCTTTCAAGGAAAAATCCCACCGATTTGGGTTCACCAATCAAGCCTTAGACGCAGCTGCAGACGTCCTCGCTGCCTCGGCGGAATGGTCCCGATACCTACGTCTTCTCGACACCCAGGATTCAATTGACGATATCTGGGAGACCAGCGATAAATGGCCAGGGTCTTTCTCCACCGTGAGAAGATTACAGGAACAAACAATGACGGTCTGCGGTGTTCGTGAcgatgagcaaatgggccAGCTCCCAGATGCCGAGGATGAAGCAACACCGAATGCCGCTGCCATCATCCTTCTTCAAAATATCTCTCACTTAACCTACTCTAAGCTAGAGTGGATCCTAAACCGTGTGCACTTTGTGAGTCAATTCAACCAGGCCAAGGTCAACGCGTTTACGGATGGTGCGTTACGGTCTAAGAGAACAATGGATATCTTCGCCATCGTAGAAGTAAAGAAGAGAGTCTTCTGGATAAAAACCGAAACCATCCTCATGCAAGAGGCCTGTGAAGTCGCGGGGTGGTTGATGAGCTGCCATGGGCAGATGGCCCACTTCAACGGGCAGTAA
- a CDS encoding Aromatic-ring-hydroxylating dioxygenase, alpha subunit, which translates to MWRIFGSGTIAKEDSPRSLPASWYRSEAMYQLERRAIFSKRWMLLTHSSRFTKAGDYLSFTVANFSFFLIQDRDGTINSFHNICRHRAFPVVQSPSGTAPILSCKYHGWSYGLKGNLAKAPRFETVPNFDKTQHSLYPIHVHVDKAGFVWVNLQAGETDVKWEDDYGKVDEEPRMQDFDFAAEYKFDHYWEMELDANWKSIIDNYNECYHCATSHPLIKRISDLPKYRVEPKARYMEHHIFNKEGSDSQFRRAITYFYPTTSVTVTDKFFYIQRMVPVSATSSRIENEIYRHRDATDGEFENINAFYRQVLDEDKELCVGTQENLGAKVFTNGELHPDKEKVVLTMVNL; encoded by the exons ATGTGGCGAATTTTCGGCTCAGGAACCATAGCAAAAGAAGACTCTCCACGTAGTCTACCAGCATCATGGTATCGCTCAGAAGCAATGTACCAATTGGAGAGACGGGCAATCTTCTCCAAGCGATGGATGCTGCTCACCCACTCCAGCCGCTTCACGAAAGCAGGAGACTACCTCTCTTTCACAGTCGCTAATTTCTCCTTTTTCCTCATTCAGGACCGAGATGGCACAATCAACAGCTTCCATAACATCTGCCGCCACCGCGCATTCCCTGTTGTCCAATCCCCTTCCGGCACAGCGCCCATATTGAGCTGCAAGTACCATGGATGGTCATATGGACTGAAGGGCAATCTTGCCAAAGCTCCACGATTCGAGACAGTACCTAATTTTGATAAAACCCAGCACTCGCTATACCCAATCCATGTACATGTCGACAAGGCTGGCTTTGTGTGGGTCAATCTGCAGGCTGGTGAGACTGATGTGAAATGGGAAGATGATTATGGAAAGGTCGATGAGGAGCCTAGGATGCAGGACTTTGATTTTGCCGCCGAGTACAAGTTCGATCATTACTGGGAAATGGAATTGGATGCTAATTGGAAGAGCATCATCGACAATTACAATGAGTGCTACCATTGCGCTACTTCTCATCCACTGATCAAACGCATTTCGGATTTGCCCAAATATCGGGTTGAGCCCAAGGCCCGGTATATGGAGCATCATATCTTCAATAAGGAGGGATCCGATAGCCAGTTCCGACGGGCCATCACGTACTTCTACCCAACGACTTCTGTCACAGTGAC TGACAAATTCTTTTATATCCAGCGCATGGTTCCTGTATCGGCCACTTCGAGCAGGATCGAAAATGAGATTTATCGTCACCGGGATGCCACTGATGGAGAATTCGAGAATATCAACGCATTTTACAGGCAAGTCCTCGACGAGGATAAGGAGCTTTGTGTTGGAACCCAGGAGAACCTGGGTGCTAAAGTTTTTACGAATGGCGAACTGCACCCTGACAAAGAGAAGGTAGTGCTCACTATGGTCAACCTGTAA
- a CDS encoding Pentachlorophenol 4-monooxygenase, putative, translating into MSPSADHEGYRIGPVDASTTVVVVGAGPSGLMLACNLVRFGIAVVILDDRPDKTSTGKADGMQPKTIETFRQLGLADPLLKNGARVYDISFWESTAKESLKRTDRKPHYPEHVGASDPYILLAHQGMVEEVMIDDMEARGVFVTRNSKFVSCSRVDGTSQLDIVYEDVTTNTPHKIRAQYLVGCDGARSKVRSFIPDAELEGELTNAAWGVLDGVIDTDFPDLWSKVAVRSHFAGSILWIPRERGMTRLYVELSSTDGERVEKTKATADYVMSCAREAMHPFKLEWNTVEWFGTYVVGQRVAKRFMDSDAQIFIAGDAGHCHSALAAQGANTSMHDSFNLAWKLNLLVRGLAKPSLLKTYEDERQKIAYDLINFDVEHCKAFAAGDEELVKNFDDNIRFISGIGAEYAPGMLTQLPATTSRLQPGMLQLPAKVTRYIDANPVNIELDIPLLGQFKIYLFLPDVRHSGTALDNVCQQLQSLLADISVRAYQSYGKQPRGDCTTDGFIQTQRYTGVSNVFTFAMVTRSARPEFEIADLPEILQTSRWTLYLDNLGGPSCTEKWFGGLNRGKIGIVVVRPDGYVGAIDTWDVEQVGVIGPWVQDYFSFMV; encoded by the exons ATGTCACCGAGTGCAGACCACGAAGGCTACAGAATTGGCCCTGTCGATGCTTCCACTACTGTTGTGGTGGTGGGCGCGGGACCCTCGGGGTTGATGCTAGC GTGTAATCTCGTTCGCTTTGGAATCGCCGTGGTGATTCTAGATGATCGTCCCGACAAGACATCCACGGGCAAGGCCGATGGAATGCAACCCAAGACCATCGAGACCTTCAGACAACTTGGGCTTGCAGATCCATTGCTGAAGAATGGAGCTCGAGTCTACGATATTTCCTTCTGG GAATCAACAGCCAAGGAGTCCCTTAAGCGCACAGATCGCAAACCCCACTACCCCGAGCACGTCGGTGCCTCCGATCCATACATTTTGTTAGCTCATCAGGGGATGGTGGAAGAGGTCATGATTGATGATATGGAGGCACGGGGTGTGTTCGTCACGCGCAATAGCAAATTCGTGTCATGTTCGCGGGTGGATGGAACGAGCCAACTAGATATTGTGTATGAGGATGTTACTACGAATACGCCTCACAAGATCAGAGCGCAATATCTGGTTGGATGCGACGGAGCTCGATCGAAGGTTCGATCGTTTATCCCGGATGCTGAGCTCGAGGGAGAATTAACAAACGCGGCGTGGGGAGTGCTAGATG GTGTGATCGATACGGATTTCCCTGATCTATGGAGTAAAGTTGCGGTACGGTCTCATTTTGCTGGCTCGATCTTGTGGATTCCGCGCGAGAGAGGCATGACTCGATTATACGTCGAGTTAAGCTCGACTGACGGGGAGCGGGTTGAAAAGACAAAGGCTACAGCTGACTATGTCATGAGCTGCGCCAGGGAGGCAATGCATCCATTCAAGCTAGAGTGGAACACTGTGGAATGGTTCGGAACATATGTTGTGGGCCAACGGGTTGCGAAACGCTTTATGGACTCGGACGCACAGATCTTTATTGCAGGTGAT GCCGGCCACTGTCATTCGGCTCTTGCAGCTCAGGGTGCCAACACAAGTATGCACGACAGCTTCAATCTCGCCTGGAAGCTCAATCTCTTGGTCCGAGGACTGGCAAAACCATCCTTACTCAAGACCTACGAAGACGAACGGCAAAAGATAGCATACGACCTGATCAATTTCGATGTAGAGCACTGCAAAGCGTTTGCAGCAGGCGATGAAGAACTGGTTAAGAACTTCGACGACAATATTCGATTCATATCTGGTATTGGAGCCGAATATGCTCCAGGAATGTTGACGCAACTGCCAGCCACCACATCGCGTCTTCAACCTGGAATGCTTCAACTCCCAGCTAAAGTAACTCGCTATATCGACGCTAATCCGGTAAACATTGAGTTGGATATTCCTTTGCTGGGTCAATTCAAGATCTATCTTTTCTTGCCTGATGTTCGCCACTCGGGGACAGCACTGGACAATGTTTGCCAACAGTTGCAATCTCTTCTTGCTGATATCAGTGTGAGAGCCTATCAGTCATATGGGAAACAACCAAGGGGAGATTGTACCACAGATGGATTTATCCAGACTCAACGCTACACGGGTGTCTCCAATGTTTTTACTTTTGCGATGGTTACGCGGTCTGCTCGGCCTGAGTTTGAGATTGCTGATCTACCGGAGATACTACAGACTAGTCGCTGGACTTTGTATCTCGACAATCTTGGAGGGCCAAGCTGTACAGAGAAGTGGTTTGGAGGTTTGAACCGGGGGAAGATTGGGATCGTTGTTGTGAGGCCTGACGGATATGTTGGGGCTATTGACACTTGGGATGTCGAACAAGTGGGTGTCATAGGGCCGTGGGTGCAGGATTATTTCTCTTTCATGGTGTGA
- a CDS encoding 12-oxophytodienoate reductase opr, putative — MGSIAITDPLFESVRLGALTLKHRVILAPLTRMRAGKESEGVYVPSELNVEYYSQRASEGGLMLTEATPISRHAAGYPGVPGIFTSSQIAGWKKVTDAVHTKGGYIYCQLWHVGRATVSSLIEGKEVLGASEIPLAGNALDGSEYAASPPRAMTVEEIQDTVKEFAAAAKRARDAGFDGVEVHGANGYLLDQFLHDNVNTRTDEYGGSIEKRSRIILEVLKAVSAEIGANRVGIRLSPYNYFQDTRDSNPNENWLSLCSQIAGLSEESRPAYVHMVEPRFDEVMDEAAKIESLPSDKPSLDVFRPILKKSGISLLAAGSFNAENAGPKLATGGADAVVFGRYFISNPDLPRRLKEGLPLTPYDRTTFYGADPVEKGYTDYTFYGK; from the exons ATGGGTTCAATCGCAATCACTGATCCTTTGTTCGAGTCCGTCCGTCTGGGCGCCCTGACTCTCAAGCACCGCGTTATTTTGGCACCATTGACGCGCATGAGAGCGGGCAAGGAGTCTGAGGGTGTGTATGTTCCCAGTGAGCTCAATGTCGAGTACTATTCGCAGCGAGCTTCGGAGGGGGGGTTGATGTTGACCGAGGCTACTCCAATTAGTAGACAT GCCGCTGGATACCCAGGAGTCCCTGGAATCTTTACGTCTTCCCAGATTGCTGGCTGGAAGAAGGTTACCGATGCCGTGCACACTAAAGGGGGTTATATATACTGTCAATTGTGGCATGTTGGCCGTGCCACGGTTTCTTCCCTGATTGAAGGAAAGGAGGTTCTTGGAGCCAGTGAGATTCCGCTCGCCGGAAATGCACTTGATGGATCTGAATACGCAGCGTCGCCACCCCGTGCTATGACTGTTGAGGAAATCCAAGATACAGTGAAAGAGTTTGCGGCAGCAGCAAAGCGAGCCCGCGATGCAGGATTTGATGGAGTAGAGGTTCACG GTGCCAATGGCTATCTCCTTGACCAATTCCTCCACGACAACGTCAATACCCGCACCGACGAATACGGCGGCAGCATTGAAAAGCGTTCTCGCATCATCCTCGAAGTCCTGAAAGCCGTCAGCGCCGAGATCGGAGCCAACCGCGTCGGCATCCGCCTGTCACCATACAATTATTTCCAGGATACACGGGATTCAAACCCCAACGAAAATTGGCTTTCGCTGTGTTCGCAGATCGCTGGACTGTCCGAGGAATCACGCCCTGCTTACGTGCACATGGTCGAGCCCCGTTTCGACGAAGTTATGGATGAAGCAGCCAAGATTGAGTCCCTGCCTTCGGATAAACCGTCACTGGATGTTTTCCGGCCGATTTTGAAGAAATCAGGAATCTCTCTGCTGGCTGCTGGAAGCTTTAACGCTGAGAATGCGGGCCCTAAGCTTGCAACTGGTGGAGCGGATGCGGTTGTATTTGGTCGTTATTTCATCTCGAACCCTGATCTGCCCCGTCGGTTGAAGGAGGGTTTGCCTCTGACTCCTTACGATCGCACGACATTTTATGGTGCCGATCCTGTTGAGAAGGGATATACGGATTACACTTTCTATGGTAAATAG
- a CDS encoding monooxygenase, putative produces MAPQIPIKEREIRSPSCQLNILIVGAGLAGLGSAISCALAGHQVQILEATREIKEVGAGIQILPNSSRVLQHWGLAKALTPHMTIPRVCNFLGWKGNPISSLDFHASESDYPGTWYRDFHRADLQQCLVERALELGVNIICNARVADVTVSKDGTTATATAVDGRLWTGDLVVGADGVFGKLTEGLLGRVDPPVKTGDLAYRLLLSTEEMKKDPDLAEMVTDPQVNYWLGPDAHAVNYVLRGGELFNMVLLVPDDIPEESLASTIEGNVEEMCALFKDWDPRIPKLLKLCESVQKWRLCIRFGDFDWIHPSGAFVMLGDAVHATLPYLASGAGMSFEDGAVLGECLSRLPSRPSISKSSAEFLAAKQHALTVFQECRKQRTKMIVERGNIQQYLYHLHDGAEQQERDRKMQMVPTPEGEALAWRDPGLAPKLLGYNHITDVNRRWGKSIRTSVVESRL; encoded by the exons ATGGCACCCCAGATTCCCATCAAAGAGCGAGAAATCCGCTCTCCGTCATGTCAACTCAATATCCTCATTGTCGGCGCAGGCCTTGCAGGTCTCGGGTCTGCGATCAGTTGTGCGCTCGCTGGGCATCAAGTCCAGATCCTCGAGGCAACACGGGAAATCAAAGAGGTCGGTGCAGGTATCCAGATCCTGCCCAACAGCTCGCGTGTACTTCAGCATTGGGGTCTCGCAAAGGCCTTGACACCACACATGACCATCCCTCGGGTTTGCAATTTCCTTGGATGGAAGGGAAATCCTATTTCGTCGTTGGACTTTCACGCATCGGAGAGTGACTATCCTGGCACTTGGTATCGTGACTTCCATCGCGCGGACTTGCAACAATGTTTGGTTGAGAGGGCGCTCGAGTTGGGAGTTAATATCATCTGCAATGCGCGTGTGGCGGATGTCACTGTGAGCAAAGATGGTACCACAGCTACTGCTACTGCAGTGGATGGGAGACTATGGACTGGAGATCTTGTTGTTGGAGCTGATGGGGTGTTTGGAAAATTGACGGAGGGATTGCTGGGTCGAGTCGACCCACCGGTCAAGACTGGCGATCTCGCATACCGTTTGCTGTTATCGACAGAGGAAATGAAGAAGGATCCTGATCTTGCAGAAATGGTAACAGATCCCCAGGTCAACTACTGGCTGGGTCCGGATGCTCATGCAG TGAACTATGTGCTTCGTGGCGGGGAGTTATTCAATATGGTGCTTTTGGTCCCAGACGATATTCCAGAAGAGTCTTTGGCATCAACGATCGAAGGGAATGTGGAAGAGATGTGCGCGTTGTTCAAAGACTGGGACCCTCG GATCCCCAAACTCTTGAAGCTCTGCGAGTCAGTCCAGAAATGGCGTCTTTGCATTCGCTTTGGAGATTTTGACTGGATTCATCCCTCGGGCGCGTTTGTAATGTTGGGCGATGCAGTCCACGCTACATTGCCATATTTGGCCTCTGG TGCGGGAATGTCCTTTGAGGATGGAGCAGTTCTAGGCGAATGCCTCTCCAGACTCCCGAGCCGCCCCAGCATCTCCAAAAGCTCGGCCGAGTTCCTGGCAGCCAAGCAACATGCCCTTACCGTCTTCCAGGAATGTCGTAAGCAACGAACAAAGATGATTGTCGAGCGAGGAAATATCCAGCAATATCTCTACCACCTCCATGATGGTGCCGAGCAGCAGGAACGAGATCGAAAGATGCAGATGGTCCCTACGCCCGAGGGAGAAGCGTTGGCTTGGCGGGACCCAGGTTTAGCACCCAAATTGTTGGGATATAATCATATCACAGAC GTCAATCGTCGGTGGGGTAAATCAATTAGAACTAGCGTTGTTGAGTCGAGACTGTAA
- a CDS encoding RNA polymerase Rpb2, domain 7, translated as MPASFSTLRRRERQWAATYLQARSKVITAIDVIYKRVEIYSSAQIDPASYKSLGIDCQLLELDDDGKHLQPSNSDPSAPIFFEPRGVTWVAPVRITDVECEEEFKEITDGWESAKDDPLVQSFHSQVCGSIIPSIFAERFYSAIWCSMRWLPVSAFVPKKLLYPAGKPHTLIVILIEDEPGEELFRAEVMILAAAMITRLEGEECLEYNTIPVMAITIFGRMQARVLEAHSNQQELVVKKTQLLDFSTNEVANKNMDILLGFMAGDLVGDPRGPTVPMDTSTVGLSYIFDRLGKHADHK; from the exons ATGCCTGCTAGCTTCTCCACGCTAAGGCGTCGTGAGCGCCAATGGGCCGCTACCTACTTACAGGCCCGCAGTAAAGTCATTACCGCTATCGATGTGATTTACAAGCGAGTCGAAATCTACAGCTCCGCCCAAATTGACCCGGCCTCCTACAAATCTCTTGGCATTGATTGTCAATTGCTTGAGCTAGATGATGATGGGAAACACCTCCAGCCCTCAAACTCCGATCCCTCAGCTCCGATTTTCTTTGAGCCTCGAGGGGTAACGTGGGTGGCCCCCGTTCGTATTACCGACGTCGAATGCGAGGAAGAATTCAAGGAAATCACTGACGGATGGGAGAGCGCCAAAGATGATCCACTAGTTCAGAGCTTTCATTCCCAGGTTTG TGGGTCCATAATACCATCTATTTTCGCCGAGAGATTTTACTCGGCTATCTGGTGCTCGATGCGATGGTTGCCGGTATCTGCCTTTGTGCCAAAGAAACTTCTATATCCTGCAGGAAAACCGCATACTTTAATCGTCATTTTGATTGAAGATGAACCCGGCGAGGAGCTATTCCGCGCAGAAGTGATGATCCTTGCCGCAGCTATGATTACACGTCTCGAGGGAGAGGAATGTTTGGAATATAACACTATTCCT GTCATGGCCATCACGATTTTCGGACGAATGCAGGCTCGAGTGCTCGAAGCTCATTCCAACCAGCAAGAACTAGTCGTCAAGAAAACCCAGCTTCTAGATTTCTCGACCAACGAAGTCGCTAACAAGAATATGGACATTCTGCTTGGATTTATGGCTGGTGACCTGGTCGGAGATCCTAGAGGACCCACAGTTCCTATGGATACATCAACGGTCGGTTTGAGCTACATATTTGATAGACTTGGCAAGCACGCTGACCACAAGTAG
- a CDS encoding Herpesvirus Glycoprotein B: MSNEQNPGLLGGLGDTLGKTVGGVTNTLGSTVGGLGSTVGNATSGLGQTVSGATEGVGNTTKSAGKGVQSGVTSLGGQKQTGDNPLELSQ; encoded by the exons ATGTCCAATGAACAGAACC CCGGACTCCTCGGCGGTCTTGGCGATACCTTGGGCAAGACAGTCGGTGGCGTAACGAACACACTAGGCAGCACAGTCGGCGGTCTCGGCTCAACCGTAGGCAACGCAACATCAGGCCTTGGACAGACTGTGTCGGGGGCGACGGAAGGGGTCGGAAACACAACGAAGAGCGCCGGAAAGGGCGTGCAGAGTGGTGTTACTAGTCTTGGGGGGCAGAAGCAGACCGGGGACAACCCGCTAGAGTTGAGTCAATAG